In Geminocystis sp. NIES-3709, a single genomic region encodes these proteins:
- a CDS encoding filamentous hemagglutinin N-terminal domain-containing protein, which produces MKNNLLKIFFPSLLFCYSLSFLNNDVLAQLIPDNTLGNENSTVRQLNSLKQLIEGGALRGKNLFHSFLEFNVNNGQRVYFTNPQGVNNILTRVTGDNISQILGVLGVNGNANLFLLNPNGFIFGNNASLDLNGSFIGTTGDIKLGKNGLFSATNIQGSTLLDIAPEVIFTNAQNKIENRANLVVKDGKNLLLIAQEVIDKTPENQLNSILALKNERLKADNSLGSENTQIETIDTKNDRVVGGAKRDINLFHSFEEFNIERGKGVYFANPVGVQNILARVTGKNLSEIRGILGVEGNADLYLINPNGLFFNQNARLDLNGSFFVSTAEAIVFDNFEYSTKNPNTPPNVLLDVPLGFRFNNNPADIILKNEALDNQNDVVTENAEVGDLPDNSQSVNNNETPPPLTIEGTLNQESDTDTYQVFLTEGSNFDVTTEGTTNFDTRLFLFDSQGKGIIANDDINQDNRQSTLPRYQVNESGNYYLSITSSFNSPKNSQGNIFGNETTEISPDVIIPEGFLIDENPIGLGGNSPVTAWTNFGLESGSYVIKLNGGLVENGNLGVNAGKTLGFIGGNVVVDGISINSSDSNIILGGVKEASTIIINPNKTVTFPTGVSLGNISLVNQGRINVQGNRGGRVNLVGNQINLDNSSILGGINANNSYISSSLDNINLKAIEHINLNNSTIEQILSVQGKGNVGGINLIADSISLTNNSRINTTLRGEGSIESINIDSNNLTLDQFSLISNIIGIDAQGNNQGITINTDNLNLNNNSGILTAVGIEEILEINQLKSPNGNISNKVASGEGTTGKIDVLARGDINLDNGSLIANIVVNNARANSGGINIETENLSLANSSQINAGSGGFGNAGKINILAHNSINLDGTNPNTDVYFSNIASTVENGGKGNSEGIEITTKTLHLLNGGRISTSVSGDNLNVLTEGNAGLVKINALEKVIIEGQNKSGFTSFIDSTINGNVIGDSQGISIDTNNLILRHSGSIITSSNGKGDAGLIKINVNDNLIINGDTKDSNAFRSSILSTMETGGKGNSQGVEINANNLRLINGGRIGSSVITDNRQMLTRGNAGLIKINTTSNISLQGQNSQTTAPSIIDSVIGFGSVGNSKGVEINTSNLSLKDGANIITSTSGEGNAGKILINAQKDITLDGANTSNNQLITAIVSTVENGAKGNSEGININTPSLNVLNGSRISTSVIGNNPENPTIGNTGLIKIKADNSLTLRGKNEDNSPSIIDSFILSNSIGDSRGIEIETGKLTIQNLGTISSSSFGNGDAGKIIIKADDGITIEGENVSNSEFQSGIFSTLESGAKGDSQGIDIDTTFLNIINGGRITASTFGEDINTITQGNTGLVKINASQEIFLDGGNNKNIANSIDSLVGEFVIGDSQGIEINTPTLTVKNGGNISANTLGEGNAGAIKVTADTILLTGEKIFEVDGKRITLPSNISSPIEGKKSKIYRSGGIIINTHNFIISDGGTIASSTDGTGDAGQIKIKATESIILSGRSKGLNIGNIDSSIFPFAEGNSDGIVIQTPLLILKDFGSINASTKGSGNGGIINITTETPLILTNHSEITSALDEGGVGKGGNIIINAPSLILDDQSQINASTAGIGEGGFVQLFIDDTIHLNNGSQIATAVEKTGIGLGGRIAINTQTLNLDNQSQLRASTLGQGNADSILVNADNITLTNDSRINTETESNFKAGNITLNVAENLFISGSGLFANTQANSNGDGGNIIINSPFINLSKQGSIAVNSLGNGKGGDISINVNSLNLDNADITTQTLSSDGGNLSLKIQDLLTLRNGSNITATAGTSQGGGEGDGGNIMINSPLIISYPSNPLNGITANAFEGKGGNIDITTNVILGGEFLIISASSQLGVDGEVIIRNPNIDPTSGLISLDSNFVDIEGLINQNPCKLIDNKLSGSFYIIGKGGLPAQPSDFNYQNIILTPWLNLEEEDNSSNVNLSFPNISLKPFVSFACNNN; this is translated from the coding sequence ATGAAAAATAACTTGCTCAAAATTTTCTTTCCTTCACTTCTATTTTGTTATTCCTTAAGTTTTCTTAACAATGATGTTTTAGCACAACTTATTCCAGATAACACTTTAGGTAATGAAAATTCTACCGTAAGACAATTAAACTCCCTAAAACAACTAATCGAAGGTGGTGCATTACGAGGAAAAAATCTTTTTCACAGTTTCCTTGAATTCAACGTTAATAATGGGCAAAGAGTTTATTTTACAAATCCTCAAGGAGTTAATAATATTTTAACCAGAGTTACTGGTGATAATATTTCTCAGATTCTAGGAGTATTGGGAGTCAATGGCAATGCTAACTTATTCTTACTCAATCCCAATGGTTTTATCTTTGGCAACAATGCCAGTTTAGACTTAAATGGTTCATTTATTGGCACTACTGGAGATATTAAGTTAGGAAAAAATGGCTTATTTAGTGCAACAAATATTCAAGGTAGCACTTTATTAGATATTGCCCCTGAAGTTATTTTTACTAATGCTCAAAATAAAATTGAAAATCGAGCCAATTTAGTTGTTAAAGATGGAAAAAATCTTCTCTTAATTGCTCAAGAAGTTATTGATAAAACGCCAGAAAATCAGCTTAATAGTATCTTAGCTTTAAAAAATGAAAGATTAAAAGCAGATAATAGTTTAGGCTCAGAAAACACGCAAATAGAGACTATAGACACAAAAAATGATCGAGTGGTAGGAGGAGCAAAAAGAGATATTAACTTATTTCATAGTTTTGAAGAATTTAACATTGAAAGAGGCAAAGGAGTATATTTTGCCAATCCTGTGGGAGTACAAAATATTTTAGCAAGGGTGACAGGAAAAAATCTGTCCGAAATTAGAGGAATTTTGGGAGTTGAAGGGAATGCAGATTTATATTTAATTAATCCTAATGGTTTATTTTTTAATCAAAATGCCAGATTAGACTTAAATGGCTCATTTTTTGTCTCCACAGCAGAAGCCATCGTCTTTGACAATTTTGAATATAGTACTAAAAATCCCAATACTCCTCCTAATGTTTTGTTGGATGTGCCTTTAGGTTTCAGATTCAACAACAATCCTGCGGATATTATTCTCAAAAATGAAGCCTTAGATAATCAAAATGATGTAGTCACAGAAAATGCAGAAGTTGGAGATTTACCTGATAATTCTCAATCAGTCAATAATAATGAAACTCCTCCGCCTTTGACTATTGAAGGCACATTAAACCAAGAAAGCGATACTGATACTTATCAAGTCTTTTTGACGGAAGGTTCAAATTTTGATGTCACAACAGAAGGCACGACAAATTTTGATACTCGTTTATTTTTATTTGATAGTCAAGGAAAGGGTATTATCGCTAATGATGACATTAATCAGGATAATAGACAATCAACTTTACCTCGTTATCAAGTTAATGAGTCTGGAAATTATTATCTTAGCATCACTAGCAGTTTCAATAGTCCTAAAAATAGTCAGGGTAATATTTTTGGTAATGAGACGACGGAGATTTCTCCAGATGTTATCATTCCTGAAGGCTTTTTGATTGACGAAAATCCTATCGGCTTGGGGGGTAATTCTCCTGTGACGGCATGGACAAATTTTGGACTAGAGTCGGGAAGCTATGTTATCAAATTAAATGGTGGTTTAGTGGAGAATGGTAATTTAGGAGTTAATGCGGGAAAAACTCTAGGGTTTATCGGTGGGAATGTGGTTGTTGATGGTATTAGTATCAATTCCTCTGACAGCAATATTATTTTGGGGGGAGTAAAAGAAGCCTCAACTATAATAATTAATCCAAATAAAACAGTTACTTTTCCGACTGGCGTTAGTTTGGGAAATATTTCTCTAGTTAATCAAGGGAGAATTAATGTCCAGGGAAATCGAGGCGGTAGAGTGAATTTAGTGGGTAATCAGATTAATCTTGACAACAGTTCAATTCTAGGGGGTATTAACGCCAATAATTCCTATATTTCTTCAAGTTTAGACAATATTAATCTCAAAGCGATCGAGCATATTAATCTTAACAATAGCACGATCGAGCAAATTTTATCTGTGCAGGGTAAAGGAAATGTTGGGGGTATTAATCTAATAGCGGATTCAATATCATTGACAAATAATTCTCGCATTAATACCACTTTACGAGGAGAAGGCTCGATCGAATCCATTAATATTGATAGTAATAACCTTACACTGGATCAATTTAGCCTAATCAGTAATATTATTGGCATTGATGCTCAAGGTAATAATCAAGGCATAACCATTAATACTGATAATCTAAATTTGAACAATAATAGCGGTATTCTAACTGCCGTGGGTATTGAGGAAATCCTCGAAATCAATCAACTGAAATCTCCTAATGGTAATATTAGCAACAAAGTTGCTTCAGGAGAAGGCACCACTGGAAAAATTGATGTTTTGGCAAGGGGAGACATTAATTTAGATAATGGTAGTCTTATCGCTAACATCGTAGTTAATAACGCTAGGGCAAACAGTGGAGGTATTAACATCGAAACGGAAAACCTCAGTCTTGCCAATAGCAGTCAAATTAATGCAGGTAGTGGAGGGTTTGGTAACGCAGGAAAAATTAATATACTTGCTCATAATAGTATTAATCTTGATGGTACTAATCCTAACACTGATGTTTATTTTAGTAACATTGCCAGTACTGTGGAAAATGGTGGCAAAGGTAATAGTGAAGGTATTGAAATTACCACAAAAACCCTTCATCTTCTCAATGGCGGAAGAATTAGTACAAGTGTTAGTGGAGATAATCTAAATGTTTTAACAGAAGGCAATGCAGGATTAGTAAAAATCAATGCCCTTGAGAAAGTGATTATTGAAGGGCAAAATAAAAGCGGTTTTACTAGCTTTATCGATAGTACTATCAATGGCAATGTGATAGGGGATAGTCAAGGTATATCGATCGATACGAATAATCTCATTCTACGTCATAGTGGTTCTATCATAACCAGTAGTAATGGAAAAGGAGATGCAGGTTTAATCAAAATCAATGTTAACGACAACCTTATTATTAATGGAGATACCAAAGATAGTAATGCTTTTCGCAGTAGTATTTTAAGTACGATGGAGACAGGGGGAAAAGGTAATAGTCAAGGTGTGGAGATTAATGCTAATAATTTGAGATTAATTAATGGTGGTAGAATTGGCTCTAGTGTTATTACTGATAATCGTCAAATGTTGACTCGGGGAAATGCAGGTTTAATCAAAATTAATACTACCAGTAATATTTCTCTACAAGGACAAAATTCTCAAACAACAGCACCCAGCATAATTGACAGTGTAATTGGTTTTGGCTCGGTCGGCAACAGTAAAGGAGTAGAGATAAATACCAGTAACCTTAGTCTTAAAGATGGTGCTAACATTATTACTAGCACTTCAGGAGAAGGAAATGCAGGAAAAATATTGATTAACGCCCAAAAAGATATTACCCTTGATGGTGCAAATACCAGTAACAATCAACTCATCACTGCTATTGTTAGTACTGTGGAAAATGGAGCAAAAGGAAATAGTGAGGGTATTAATATTAATACTCCTTCCCTCAATGTTTTGAATGGCAGTAGAATTAGTACCAGTGTGATAGGGAATAATCCAGAAAATCCCACCATTGGCAATACGGGGTTAATTAAAATAAAAGCCGATAATAGTTTGACTCTACGAGGTAAAAATGAAGACAACTCTCCCAGTATCATTGATAGTTTTATTCTATCTAACTCGATCGGGGATAGTCGAGGTATTGAAATTGAAACAGGTAAATTAACCATTCAAAATTTGGGCACAATTAGCAGTAGCAGTTTTGGCAATGGTGATGCAGGAAAAATAATTATCAAAGCCGATGACGGAATAACCATCGAAGGAGAGAATGTTTCTAATTCTGAGTTTCAAAGTGGTATTTTTAGTACCTTAGAAAGTGGTGCAAAAGGTGATAGTCAAGGCATTGATATTGATACGACTTTCCTTAATATTATCAATGGAGGAAGAATTACCGCTAGTACTTTTGGCGAAGATATTAACACCATCACCCAAGGGAATACAGGATTAGTCAAAATTAATGCTTCTCAAGAAATTTTTCTCGATGGTGGCAATAATAAGAATATTGCCAATTCTATCGATAGCCTTGTAGGAGAATTTGTCATAGGTGATAGTCAAGGCATTGAGATAAATACCCCTACTTTGACTGTGAAAAATGGAGGTAATATTTCTGCTAACACTTTGGGGGAAGGAAATGCCGGTGCAATTAAAGTCACAGCAGATACCATACTATTAACGGGAGAAAAAATTTTTGAAGTAGATGGTAAAAGAATAACTCTCCCTTCTAATATCTCTAGCCCCATTGAAGGAAAAAAAAGTAAAATTTACCGTAGTGGTGGAATTATTATTAACACACACAATTTTATTATCAGTGATGGTGGAACGATCGCCAGTAGTACAGATGGAACTGGCGATGCTGGACAAATAAAGATTAAAGCAACAGAAAGTATTATTCTAAGTGGTCGATCGAAGGGACTAAATATTGGTAATATCGATAGTAGTATTTTTCCTTTTGCTGAGGGAAATAGTGATGGTATTGTTATTCAAACTCCCCTACTTATCTTGAAAGATTTTGGAAGCATTAATGCCTCAACAAAAGGTAGTGGCAATGGTGGAATTATTAATATTACTACGGAAACTCCTTTAATACTAACTAATCATTCAGAAATAACCAGTGCCTTAGATGAGGGTGGTGTCGGCAAAGGAGGTAATATAATCATAAATGCTCCTAGTTTAATTTTAGACGATCAAAGTCAAATTAATGCTAGTACCGCAGGAATTGGAGAAGGTGGTTTTGTGCAACTATTTATTGATGATACTATTCATCTCAATAACGGTAGTCAAATAGCCACTGCGGTAGAAAAAACAGGTATCGGATTAGGTGGAAGAATTGCGATTAATACTCAAACTCTTAATCTTGATAATCAATCCCAGTTAAGGGCAAGTACTTTAGGACAAGGAAATGCTGATAGTATTTTAGTTAATGCCGATAATATCACTCTTACTAACGATAGTCGCATCAATACTGAAACCGAAAGTAATTTTAAAGCAGGTAACATAACTCTCAATGTTGCAGAAAATCTCTTTATCTCTGGTAGTGGTTTATTTGCTAATACACAGGCTAACTCTAATGGGGATGGTGGAAATATTATTATTAATTCTCCTTTTATCAATCTTAGCAAACAAGGTTCGATCGCCGTCAATAGTTTAGGTAATGGTAAAGGTGGAGATATAAGCATCAATGTCAACAGTCTTAATCTTGATAATGCCGATATAACCACTCAAACTTTAAGTAGTGATGGAGGTAATTTAAGCCTTAAGATTCAAGATTTATTGACTTTACGCAATGGTAGTAATATAACAGCTACAGCAGGAACATCTCAAGGAGGAGGGGAAGGGGATGGCGGCAACATTATGATCAATTCTCCTTTGATTATTTCCTATCCTTCTAATCCTTTGAATGGGATTACTGCTAATGCTTTTGAAGGAAAGGGAGGCAACATTGACATCACGACAAATGTTATATTGGGAGGAGAATTTTTAATTATCAGTGCTTCGTCACAATTGGGAGTTGATGGAGAAGTCATTATCCGTAACCCAAATATTGATCCTACCTCTGGTTTAATAAGTTTAGATTCAAACTTTGTGGATATTGAGGGATTAATTAATCAAAATCCTTGTAAATTAATCGATAACAAGTTATCAGGTTCATTTTATATTATCGGAAAAGGAGGACTTCCAGCACAACCGAGCGATTTTAACTATCAAAATATTATTCTTACACCTTGGCTAAATTTAGAGGAAGAAGATAATTCCAGTAATGTTAATTTGTCTTTTCCTAATATAAGTTTAAAGCCATTTGTTTCTTTTGCTTGTAACAACAATTAA
- a CDS encoding ShlB/FhaC/HecB family hemolysin secretion/activation protein: MQKLTFFFILISLLSYSKIVVAQAIPRLNPPPLNPPSDIQLLPPLEEILPILPSENTITSPLENIEGKIIVKEFKVIGNTVFSEEKLREILDPYINTSIEFRQLVEAQEKITQLYIDNGYITSGAFIPQQTISQENTIVTIQVIEGKVESIEINGLRRLQKDYVRSRLMIGTQSPLNKQNLLQSLQLLQINPLLSQISAELIEGTTVGNNILRVNVMEANAFFAKTSYDNYRNPSVGTNRILGEITHNNLIGWGDRFNVTYSHTDGSDSLDDLSYTLPVNAYNGKVSFAFRSSESKVIYPEIFEPFDLESNYEKYELTYRQPLYETANQEFALGITTDWQNINNYLLGESFPLSRGADSDGKTRIFAIRFFQEYNRRSLTDVFLIRSQFNLGISAFGSTNNNDKIPDGNFFAWRGQSQYLKLLTPDIMWLVRGDLQLANKSLLPVEQFSLGGVYTVRGYSQDALLADNGFFASSELRGNILQIPHWKTTLQISPFFDFGTVWNNDDISLQKNSLASVGLGLKLLVSDVFSARIDYGIPLINLEEDNNTLQGDGVYFSFELIPF, from the coding sequence ATGCAAAAATTAACTTTTTTTTTCATTTTAATTAGTCTCTTAAGTTATAGTAAAATCGTTGTGGCACAAGCTATACCGAGACTCAACCCGCCTCCTCTCAATCCACCGTCAGATATTCAACTTTTACCTCCCCTTGAGGAAATTTTACCCATACTTCCCTCGGAAAATACAATAACTTCTCCTCTAGAAAATATTGAAGGGAAAATCATCGTTAAGGAGTTTAAAGTTATTGGTAATACTGTTTTTAGTGAGGAAAAATTGAGGGAAATTTTAGATCCTTATATTAATACATCGATCGAGTTTCGTCAACTGGTGGAGGCACAGGAAAAAATTACTCAATTATATATAGATAATGGTTATATTACTTCCGGGGCGTTTATTCCACAACAAACAATTTCCCAAGAAAATACTATCGTTACTATTCAAGTTATTGAGGGCAAAGTAGAATCAATCGAAATCAATGGTTTGCGTCGTTTGCAAAAAGATTATGTCCGTAGTCGATTGATGATTGGGACACAATCTCCCTTAAATAAACAGAATTTACTACAATCTTTACAATTATTACAGATTAATCCTTTACTTTCGCAAATTTCTGCCGAATTGATTGAAGGTACTACTGTTGGTAATAATATTCTGCGAGTTAATGTTATGGAAGCTAATGCTTTTTTTGCGAAGACAAGTTATGACAATTATCGTAACCCTAGTGTTGGCACTAATCGCATTTTAGGAGAGATAACTCATAATAATCTAATTGGATGGGGCGATCGATTTAATGTTACCTATTCTCATACTGACGGAAGCGATAGTTTAGATGATCTTAGTTATACTTTACCCGTAAATGCCTACAATGGTAAGGTAAGTTTTGCCTTTAGAAGTAGCGAATCGAAAGTTATCTATCCCGAAATTTTTGAGCCTTTTGACTTAGAATCTAACTATGAAAAATATGAGTTAACCTATCGTCAACCTCTCTACGAAACCGCTAACCAAGAATTTGCTTTAGGCATCACCACCGACTGGCAAAATATTAATAACTACTTATTAGGTGAGTCTTTTCCTTTATCTCGTGGTGCTGACAGTGACGGTAAAACAAGAATTTTTGCTATTCGTTTTTTTCAAGAGTATAACAGGCGTAGTTTAACTGATGTATTTTTAATTCGATCGCAGTTTAACCTTGGTATTTCAGCTTTTGGTTCAACTAACAATAATGACAAAATACCTGATGGTAATTTTTTCGCATGGAGGGGACAAAGTCAATATCTCAAATTGTTAACTCCTGATATTATGTGGTTAGTTAGGGGAGATTTACAATTAGCTAATAAAAGTTTACTACCAGTAGAACAATTTAGTCTAGGGGGAGTTTATACCGTTAGAGGTTACTCCCAAGATGCTTTGCTTGCCGATAATGGTTTTTTTGCTTCCTCTGAATTGCGTGGTAACATTTTACAAATTCCCCATTGGAAAACGACTCTACAAATATCACCTTTTTTCGATTTTGGTACAGTATGGAATAATGATGATATTTCTTTACAAAAAAATAGTCTTGCTAGTGTTGGCTTAGGTTTAAAGCTATTAGTTAGTGATGTCTTTTCTGCCAGAATTGACTATGGTATTCCTCTTATCAATTTAGAAGAAGATAACAATACTCTACAAGGAGACGGTGTTTATTTTTCTTTTGAATTGATACCCTTTTAA
- a CDS encoding CHAT domain-containing protein, with amino-acid sequence MKIHNFFIFTFFIFFFTSNFSVESTKVLAFDLMTEAEILYQKGDYPSAIKTLKNIIIQSREKKDFISLSQSLINLALIYLNQQEFTLADSTIKEVLNICNQIHDQDKNKLKLLNFALEIQGEIEIETTSAEVAINTWKKSSEIAYERLDISRFIYAEIKQTQALQELGFYRQVLDKLSSIQIKLETAPQNLITAQAWLTLGENLGKIGKFNEGEVALNKAFQIAENNNKYSLKANILIAQGDLIFLQNKNKMTNLVNNVNQSKLYINNFEQLRGVDSDILRKNIELNANQINNTVEEINFYYQKAIKIDDNPEIKVIANLKYFNLLIDYDYNKISDDLINNIITNIDLISNKKNTINYRLNLANKLLQINSIKYENIIIKLLDIAYQESERINYYRGQSLALGNLGKLYFDKNNFVESQILTQKALYISQNIKAPDLTYQWHWLLGKIAINNNQRNNAISAYNSALNIIKSLRGDLAGLSNDLEFDFRTNIEPIYREFIDILLTNSPTNEEIKLAINTIDSLQVAELDNFFRDACLDIKPINLDQIIDRKTAIFYPIILDDRLEVIVSIGNKSFYRHSTRINQEKITSEITILRDNLANPIPQDLHIIKKSLNNLYNYILAPVADKLEISQVKNLVFVADGILKNIPMSALFDEEKYLIEKYNIASVPSLQLLPLKTIKNTKLNAVLSGLSEINKENKVAENFIPLPEVFIEIEKINQLIPQSKTLLNEQFTETKLQKIIDNSLTPIIHIATHGQFSSDKSDTFLLTWDEKIDIEELASLFQSYNQKQPLELLVLSACETAVGDKKATLGLAGISLKAGAVTTIASLWAVTDESTQLLMSDFYAQLNNISLSKAEVLRQAQIDMIRNSKYSHPSYWSAFILIGNWL; translated from the coding sequence ATGAAAATTCACAATTTTTTTATTTTTACCTTTTTTATTTTCTTTTTTACTTCTAACTTTTCTGTAGAATCTACTAAAGTTTTAGCTTTTGATTTGATGACAGAAGCAGAAATTTTGTATCAAAAAGGAGATTACCCTTCTGCGATCAAAACCTTAAAAAATATTATTATTCAAAGTAGGGAAAAAAAAGATTTTATTTCATTATCCCAAAGTTTAATTAATCTTGCCTTAATTTATCTTAATCAACAAGAATTTACCCTTGCTGATTCTACGATAAAAGAAGTCTTAAATATATGTAACCAAATTCATGATCAAGACAAAAATAAACTCAAGTTACTGAACTTTGCTCTCGAAATTCAAGGAGAAATTGAGATAGAAACTACCTCTGCTGAAGTAGCGATAAATACATGGAAAAAAAGCAGTGAAATAGCCTACGAAAGACTAGATATTAGTCGATTTATTTATGCAGAAATTAAACAAACTCAGGCACTTCAAGAATTAGGATTTTATCGTCAAGTCTTAGATAAGTTAAGCAGTATTCAAATTAAATTAGAAACAGCTCCTCAAAATTTAATTACGGCTCAAGCATGGCTAACTTTAGGAGAAAATTTAGGAAAAATTGGAAAATTTAATGAAGGAGAAGTAGCTTTAAATAAAGCTTTTCAAATAGCTGAAAATAATAATAAATATTCTCTCAAAGCTAATATTTTAATTGCTCAAGGAGATTTAATTTTTCTTCAAAATAAAAATAAAATGACTAATTTAGTTAACAATGTTAATCAAAGTAAACTTTACATAAATAATTTTGAGCAATTAAGAGGTGTTGATTCTGATATTTTGAGAAAAAATATTGAATTAAATGCAAATCAAATTAACAATACTGTCGAAGAAATTAATTTTTATTATCAAAAGGCGATCAAAATTGATGATAATCCAGAGATAAAAGTAATAGCCAATTTAAAATATTTTAATTTATTAATTGATTATGATTATAATAAAATTTCCGACGATTTAATAAATAATATTATCACGAATATTGATTTGATCTCTAATAAAAAAAATACGATTAATTATCGGTTAAATTTAGCTAATAAATTATTACAAATTAATTCAATAAAATATGAGAATATCATTATAAAATTATTAGATATAGCTTATCAAGAAAGTGAAAGAATTAATTATTATCGAGGGCAAAGTCTGGCATTAGGAAATTTAGGAAAACTGTATTTTGATAAAAATAATTTTGTTGAGTCTCAAATTTTAACCCAAAAAGCCTTATATATAAGTCAAAATATCAAAGCTCCTGATTTAACCTATCAATGGCATTGGTTATTAGGAAAAATTGCTATAAATAATAATCAAAGAAATAATGCTATTTCTGCTTATAATTCTGCTCTAAATATTATCAAAAGTTTAAGAGGAGATTTAGCAGGATTAAGCAATGATTTAGAGTTTGATTTTCGTACTAATATTGAACCTATTTATCGAGAATTTATCGATATTTTATTAACAAATTCTCCCACCAATGAAGAAATAAAATTAGCTATAAATACGATCGATTCTTTACAAGTTGCTGAGTTAGATAACTTTTTTAGAGATGCTTGTTTAGATATTAAACCAATAAATTTAGATCAAATAATTGATCGTAAAACCGCTATTTTTTATCCTATAATATTAGACGATCGACTAGAAGTCATAGTGTCTATTGGAAATAAATCTTTCTATCGTCATAGTACCAGAATTAATCAAGAAAAAATTACCTCAGAAATTACAATTTTAAGAGATAATTTAGCAAATCCAATTCCCCAAGATCTCCATATTATTAAAAAATCCTTAAATAATTTATATAATTATATTCTTGCCCCTGTAGCAGATAAATTAGAAATTTCTCAAGTAAAAAATCTAGTATTTGTAGCTGATGGAATTTTAAAGAATATACCGATGTCAGCACTTTTTGACGAAGAAAAATATCTCATCGAAAAATATAATATTGCATCTGTTCCAAGTTTGCAATTATTGCCTCTAAAAACTATTAAAAATACCAAATTAAATGCAGTTTTATCTGGATTAAGTGAGATAAATAAGGAAAATAAAGTAGCAGAAAATTTTATACCATTACCAGAAGTGTTTATAGAAATTGAGAAAATAAATCAACTTATACCCCAAAGTAAAACCCTATTAAATGAACAATTTACGGAAACGAAACTACAAAAAATTATCGACAATTCTCTCACTCCAATTATACATATTGCTACTCATGGACAATTTAGCTCAGACAAAAGCGATACATTTTTATTAACATGGGATGAAAAAATTGACATTGAAGAATTAGCCAGTCTATTTCAATCCTATAATCAAAAACAACCTTTAGAACTATTAGTTTTAAGTGCTTGTGAAACGGCAGTGGGAGACAAAAAAGCTACTTTGGGTTTAGCTGGAATATCATTGAAAGCAGGTGCAGTGACAACGATCGCCAGTTTATGGGCTGTAACAGATGAGTCAACACAATTACTTATGAGTGATTTTTATGCACAACTAAATAATATTTCACTCTCAAAAGCAGAGGTATTAAGACAAGCACAAATCGATATGATTAGAAATTCTAAATACAGTCATCCTTCTTATTGGTCTGCCTTTATTTTAATCGGTAATTGGCTATAG